The window CCCAAAGAGAACAATGATAACCTACAGGGAGCGAGACCATGACGCCTGCGGATGGCGCGTCGCCTTTGCGCGATGTCAGCACGGTGGCTTTCAAGCCTCTGGCGATGAAGGGCCCCGAGGTCAGTGTCGACTATCGGCCGGACGGCTCACTGGTCATCACCTCCAACCATGCGCCGGGTGAGGGGCCCCGCTCCATCGCCCACCTGCTGGCCCAGAAGGCCGGCGAGCATCCTGACCGCCCCTATCTGAAGCAGCGCGAACCCGGCCATGGACCCTGGCGGTCGGTGACCTATGGCCAGGCCCAGAGGGCGGTCGAGGGGATCGCCCAGTTCCTTCTGGACGGCGGTGGGCAGCTGGACCGGGGCCTGACCCCGGGCGACAGCGTGATGATCCTGTCGAGCAACTCCATCGAGCACGCCCTGATGACCCTGGGGGCCTATGCCGCCGGTGTCCCGGCCGCGCCGGTCAGTCCGGCCTACAGCCTGACTTCCAGCGACCTTGCCAAGCTCAAGCACTGTTTCGACAAGGTGGCCCCGCGCGTGGTCTTCGCCCAGAGCGGCGCGATGTTCGCCAGGGCTCTGGAGACCCTGAAGGCCCTCGACCCGACCCTGGTGGTGATCACCGCCGACGGCACAGGCGAGGGTGCCCTGGACTTCGCCCGGATCGCGGCCACCGTCCCGACGGCGGCCGTCGCGGCGGCGCGCGAGACCCTAGGTCCGGCGACGGTGGCCAAGTACCTGTTCACCTCCGGCTCGACCGGCATGCCCAAGGCGGTGCCCCAGACCCACGGGATGATGGCCGGCGTGATCGCTGGCCAGGACGGCCTGAAGCTGGAGGAACCCGAAACCGGCGAGGTGCCCCAGAGCCTGGAATGGATGCCCTGGAGCCATATTTCGGCCGGCAATATCGGCTTCAACGCGGTGATCTGGGGCGGTGGCACCCTGCATATCGACGAGGGCAAGCCCTTACCGGGGATGTTCGAGACCACGATCA of the Caulobacter henricii genome contains:
- a CDS encoding AMP-binding protein, with the protein product MTPADGASPLRDVSTVAFKPLAMKGPEVSVDYRPDGSLVITSNHAPGEGPRSIAHLLAQKAGEHPDRPYLKQREPGHGPWRSVTYGQAQRAVEGIAQFLLDGGGQLDRGLTPGDSVMILSSNSIEHALMTLGAYAAGVPAAPVSPAYSLTSSDLAKLKHCFDKVAPRVVFAQSGAMFARALETLKALDPTLVVITADGTGEGALDFARIAATVPTAAVAAARETLGPATVAKYLFTSGSTGMPKAVPQTHGMMAGVIAGQDGLKLEEPETGEVPQSLEWMPWSHISAGNIGFNAVIWGGGTLHIDEGKPLPGMFETTIKNLYEVSPNVFGSAPIAFSMLAEAMEKDPVLRASFFKNLRYMGYGGATLSNDVYTRIQALAVAETGQRIPLTTMYGATETQGITVTHWITERVGLVGLPLPGIQLKLAPSGSKFEVRVKGPTVAAGYHKDPEKTAAAFDEEGFYRLGDAARFVDPEDPAKGLVFDGRVTEDFKLDSGTWVSVGVLRPDLVAACSPYVHDAVICGQDKGFVAALFWPSPSGLMALAAEPGPGTPIERLVALLRERLAAFNATAGGSSRRIGRFTIMTEPPSIDAGEITDKGYVNQRATLERRVALVEALYVNPPPEGVVAV